The Methanocella arvoryzae MRE50 DNA window GGCCTGCCGAGCCGTAGGTCTGGCTGGTAGCCGCTATCAAAGATATCTGCAGGTCGGGGTATGCGAGAGCGATCAGGGCTCCGAGGAGAATGGCGCCAAAGTATATGGCATTGATGATCAGGAACAGTTTCCAGTCCTTGCGGAAGATAGTCTTGACATCTTCGAGGAGGCGCATAGCTGGATGATCAATATTCAAATATTAAAGTTTTACCTGCACGCAGAAGCACAGGAAATTCCCGGGGCTTCCCGGACTAAATTATAATCTGTCCTTTCATCATATCTTATAGATGATGCATGTAAGCCCGCGGGATGTATTGAACAGGCTCAAATGGAAGGCCGGCGAAAGCCTCTCAGATGCAACCATCTACTATGTGAGCCGGGGCAGCCCCGGGGACTCGGCTACGGTGAACGGTGACGAGATCAAGGAAATAGGGGCCTTCGGTCTGGAGCTGGAGTCCGGCGCTGTAATCCCGTACCATCGCATATACAGGATAGACTACCGGGGCGGCATAATTTTCGACCGGCTGTGGTACAGGCATACTCTGAGGCACTGACAGTGGCTGATTACAGCGATACCGACTCCTGCGGCGGATCAGTTGCATGAAAAATTTTCATTGGTATGAGTCGAAAATACCGCCAAGTCCGCCAAGAGGCCAAGCTCGCCAAGAGCTAATTTTTTCATTGGGTGCCAGGGACTTTTTCTATCGGAACCACGCCGATCACTAATTATAGTTTGGCGTTCCATGAAAAATTGTTATCTTGGCGTACTTGGCACCTTGGCGGACTTGGCGGTATTTTCGACCTATACCGGGCCAACTTTCAATTTTTCATAGCCTCTACCTGAAAATCCATTTTTAATTAGGCGATTGCTCAGAATATCTTTATATAACTTTGACTGATAATTTTCCCGCATGGCCTCCACCATCCTGTCCACCGGAAACAGCTTCACAAATGCATACCTTCTG harbors:
- a CDS encoding DUF504 domain-containing protein; translated protein: MMHVSPRDVLNRLKWKAGESLSDATIYYVSRGSPGDSATVNGDEIKEIGAFGLELESGAVIPYHRIYRIDYRGGIIFDRLWYRHTLRH